One Vanessa atalanta chromosome 15, ilVanAtal1.2, whole genome shotgun sequence genomic window, gtagaaataataattaaatatattattttatcttaaaattttattacaaaataataaaaatcttaatctaTTTACAAAGTCTTTTTTAAAAGGAAGGTCTAGTAGTTTTACTCTAAATCTATCGAACAAACGCTGGTGCATATCCGTAAGGGGCGCGTAATAGGGGCGCTGGAGCTGCACCGTATGGGTAAGGAGCAGCGTACGCAGCAGGACCAGCATACGCGGCAGGAGCAGCGTACGCAGCAGGACCAGCGTAAGCAGTAGGATAACCATATGGAGCAGCGGCGTATGGAGCTGCGAGTGGAGCCGCAACAGCAGCTGTTGGTGCAAATCTCGCGGCGAAGGGCGACGCAAATGGAGTAGCAACTATTGGGCTTACTGCCCTATTGACCACACTGATTTGGGATGCATATGGAGGTATGTTTTGGGGTACAGTATGAGCATATCCCACGTGAGCTGGTGCTGCTATTAAAGGAGCGGCTGGAACTGCTGGAACAACAGCACTGCATTCAGCCCCCACGAATACTGCAGCTATGAGTACGATCTGTAAAATAGGTAAATTA contains:
- the LOC125069098 gene encoding cuticle protein 12.5-like → MFSLKSIVLIAAVFVGAECSAVVPAVPAAPLIAAPAHVGYAHTVPQNIPPYASQISVVNRAVSPIVATPFASPFAARFAPTAAVAAPLAAPYAAAPYGYPTAYAGPAAYAAPAAYAGPAAYAAPYPYGAAPAPLLRAPYGYAPAFVR